The sequence TCTATGGTCGTTATGGATATTTTCGAAGCTTACCGCGTAATGATAGAAACTGGTATAGAGGATTCTTTAGATGAGTTTGGTCCTAAAGGATTCTCTATACGAGCGCCTGTAGAATATGCGTTAACAAGCGGTGGTAAACGCATTCGCCCTATGTTAGTATGTATGATTGCTAAAGGTCTCGATATGGGTAGAGATGTTTTAGATTCTGCATTAGCTATAGAATTCATCCATACCTCCACGTTAATCGCTGATGATCTTCCTTGTATGGATGATGATGATGAGCGTCGTGGGCGTCCTACAGTACATAAAGCTTTCGATGAAGCTTCTGCTTTATTAGCATCTTATGCTTTGATTCCTGCTGCATATTCGCGAATTCGTTTAAATGCAAAAAAACTCAAATCAGCAGGTGTCGATTCTAAAGAAGTAGATTATGCTTATGATATGATTTCTGATATCACCGATAAAAATTT is a genomic window of Chlamydia psittaci 6BC containing:
- a CDS encoding polyprenyl synthetase family protein, with the translated sequence MVVMDIFEAYRVMIETGIEDSLDEFGPKGFSIRAPVEYALTSGGKRIRPMLVCMIAKGLDMGRDVLDSALAIEFIHTSTLIADDLPCMDDDDERRGRPTVHKAFDEASALLASYALIPAAYSRIRLNAKKLKSAGVDSKEVDYAYDMISDITDKNFGVHGVLGGQYEDMFFNNEGPEHVQSIIHKKTGALFEIACVSGWLFGGGTPECVPQVREFSQTFGLLFQIKDDILDIHQDDQDVGLNYALLFGVDAAKDLLKSSKDQCFSLINHLKQHGLKDTSELEMLIEYVGIRDY